Below is a genomic region from Procambarus clarkii isolate CNS0578487 chromosome 63, FALCON_Pclarkii_2.0, whole genome shotgun sequence.
gaaaattaattctaatgtctctgtggctcatttgggtactcagcttccacctgtgtccccttgttcgtgttccacccgtgttaaatagtttgtctttgtcaaccctgccaattcccctgagaattttaaaggtagttatcatgtctactcttactcttctgtcttccagggacgtgaggtttagctccctttcctcgtagctcagacttctcagttctgggactagtcttttggcatacctctgaatcttctctaactttgtcttgtgtttaactaggtatggactccaggctggaactgcatactccaggattggtctgatataagtgGTATGCAAggccctgaatgattccttacataagtttctaaagacagttcttatgttggccaatctagcatatgccgcagatgataTTCTTTTAACTTGAACTTCTGCGTACagtttcggtgtgatatcgaccccccagatctttctctctatttgactctttacaggatttcacctcccagatggtaccctgtgttcagcctcctgttcccttcgcctaatttcaataatttacactttcctgagttgaactttagtagccattttctagactattccTCCAATTTCTCCAGGTCGTCCtgcagtctctgtctatcttcatctatcttgatttttctcataatttttgcatcatcagcatacattaagaggaatgagtctataccctctggaggaTCGTTTGCGTATATTTgaaacagaatgggtccaagtacagacccCTGTCGGACTCCGCTGGTGATGTGGGAAAATCCAAGaaggcatttatttatttttattatattttttgctAACTTCAATATTGTATCATGAtgctaagtggactgtatatttgaTTAGCCTGCCAGAATCTTATCTGCACATAGTTTGGAGGGACAATTATAACTTATACCACCTATGAGTGGATATATGATAAGCTATAATTGTTTACCTCTTGcaaaatataaattataccacatatggtggcctAATCAACAGTATTTGCATTAATTTATCTACTTTAGTAATAAAGATTATTATGGCCTTAGCTGTGTTGTTGCTATGGCTTGATTAGGCTCACCATGTTGTTTCCTCCTATTTCTGTAAGGGTGTGGCTACATGTGCTCGAGAGTGTGGCACGTAATGGCGGCCTAGCACTGAGGTGTCGGTGTACAGCTAGGGGTAGCAAGAAACTTCACAGAATGTGTGGGCCAGCTTATATTTTCAGTAGCTGCAAATCACAATTTACCTGTCAAATGAAGTACATTAGTAATGGCACATTAACatataaagtacaggtgtgacatgaaATAATGTGTGAAGTGCTGAGTAAAACACTTTGTTGAGCTTTAAGCTCACTGTATTACTGCCAGATCTATCTAAAACAGTAAATGGCCAAAAACATATAATAGAAAATGGGTAAGATGGATACTCAGATATTCCTGTTGTTGTAGAAGTTGCTGTAGCAGTTACTCGGTTGGTTGACTCATATTTTGGGAGTTTATGACAAGTTGTGCTTGCTCATATGGAGCCCTCTCTGTTTCATGTGTTTATTTACAAGTTCTCTGTGACTCGCCTACCTCCTCCCTCCACTGGCGTTCCAACAATGTTTGCTGGTTCTGTCCATGTCTTAAGGAATAGGGAGTCAAGCTATATTTCTGGTGCATTCATtaatattcagtcctagtgaatactattttattaagtttaaacactagactgtggTTTAAAAGAAATGAGAGTTAATATTTACATATTGTTGATGATGTCATGGAATCCCATTCTCTAAATTCTTAAAGGGTAACTGTAGTATGTTAACGTGTGTGTCGGTTTTCCGATATAATtccagagggggggggagggaatatgggtcgaagtcccggtaaggactgaGATCACTTTATTCCTCTCCCTCAGAATTATAGAGTTGCTATTATTTGAGCTTGCACTGTCGTGCAGCAGTCGGTTCTGGACAGATGTCCCGTGCTGGCACTTCGGGTGCTGTAAGTCGCTGTGCGTCTTCTTTTCCTGccagttctaaaggaactaatttctctaatgttttgagagtagttttgcctcggcattttactttcactattctcaagatgccctgatggtctggatgaacagagactatttggcctataggccactctgagtgtGGCCCATCActgtccaccagaactatgtcaccagggttcaagttaattctgttgtaCAGATTGTTTGCCctgtaatgatactccctcagagcagtcaggtattctcgagtccatacATCATTCCACCGCCTTATCACTcctgaaagatgtttgaaacgttgcaCCAAGTCACTCTCTTGAACATATGAAGGATCTTCTGGTTCCTCGTCCGTAAGGGACACTAGAGTTCTTAGAGAAACCCCtatacatcagatgagctggatTTAATGGTTCACATTataaaacatcatcagagaggtaggtaagtggtcggttgttaACTTGAACTTCTATTTCTATGGCAACAGTTTGGGGCTCTTGCAGGTCAATCTTTTGGGTGTGTACTGTTTTCCGTAGAGATCGTTTCACTGTACCAatcatgcgttcatagaagcctccatgccatggtgctctgggaggtatgaatttcgaGTGGCACTGCAGTTGATTTAGGGCAGTGTGCACCTTTGGGTggttccagattttcctcagacatgtttctcctgccactaagttggacccattgtctgagatcattaaATTAGGACAGGATCTACATGAAgaaaacctgcggaaagcctgtacgAATGCCTTGGCACTCATAtcaggagtcacttctagatgtactccCATTGTTGTGGCACAGGTGAATAGGCAGATGTATGCCTTTACTGGAATTTTGTCCTTGgtgcctgtcagtgttagtgctcctgtgaaatctactcctgtggtctcaaagggacgaatatgTACAACTCGTTCCTTTGTTAGTGGAGGTCCCGGATAAGGACACACTCTGGTATCGTACCTCCGACAAATAACACAGGATTTAATTATGGATTTTACAATCTGCcgaccttggggtagccagtacttaAGTACTTGTCTTAAGTCTGTGAaggtatctaataccccaccatgaagagtgttgtatttgtgtatatgtaacacaattagcttgcttactatgtggtgatgAGAAAGCAGTATTGGATtctttgcttccagatctatgtccaCATGCTGTAAGCGTCCTCCGATTAGATTATAATTGTTTGTGTCTATCCAGAAACCCAGATCAGTTTGAAGTTTCTTGGGGACATTGTCAAATTCTATCCTGAATGAATCTGTTTGGGCTCTTTTGAGCCAGTACCTTAAGGCACTAGGGAATTGATGCTTGAtacctattttctttagaaaatcaaacaccacttgggtgacacctagtagtttgttcagttcagagtaccgattaggatcaattaccaaagtccgaggtggTTCTGGATTCTCCGtaggaacagtgacattggtcaaaatgacttgtggcttttgttccaaCCACTGGTCACTGACTAGGCACTGAAGTctattgaaccacatctctgctttggttaattgccgtaaagtcaggcctcgggagagatagtcagctggattctcctTGGTGGGTACATATCTCCGTTTGTACCCTGCTGataactctcgtatttccttaatgtggttactcacgtaaggattttTACTGTTATTATTTTTCACCCACTGTAGTACTGTCTCATTATCTGACTataccactgtttcttcaaagCGTATGTTGCTTAAGGCcatgatcagataatgagccaatcttacacctaacAGTAGGGCTGTTAACTCCAGTTGTGGCAATGATCGTTTCTTCAATGGTGCCACtgtggcctttgatgtgagcaaattggcttgcccatttgataccaggtaagctactgtgtcataagcctttcctgaggcatcacagaaTACATGTAACTTAATTGGTTGGTTTTCATTTACTGTGTtccgagggaacttgacagactctaggatacttaaatctttcactagccCCTGCCACTTTTCTTGTAcggcaggtgttagaagatcatcccagcctatcttctGTTGCCAGCATTCCAGCATTGTCAACTTTCCATTTATCAAGATTTTACTTAATAGTCccaatgggtcgaagggtttggcGACTTGGGATAGTAGTTTTCACATTGTTAGGTTGGTGGTATATGGTTGcactgacttgattgtcaactgatctgCAGTTGTATCCCATTCgacacctagtacctttgtctTCTGGGGGTGCCTTGTAGTTGGGAAATTATGTTTtgatcagttgatttaatttggcattgttggagacccacgactggagaggcatatttgctCTCAATAACTCTCGATTGGCCTCGTCATATATGTTCAACAGTTTACTTTCACTGCTGGTTGTTCCTTGGAAGTTGTCCACATACAGGTTGTTGCTAATTTTAGTTTTATTTGGGCTATTAGACTTCTTCAAGTGCATgtccaaggtagcttgaagcagaaatggagAAGTGGCGCCAAACAAAACTGATGCAAACCTGTAAGGgattaattcactgtttggatcattaggagccttgatccataggaactttgtgtagttatgGTCTTCTTCTTTGAGACCTGCCCTAAGGAAGACCTTACTAATGTCGGCCGTGTATGTATAAGTCCTGATGCAGAACTTTAATAGCACGTCGTATAGCCTTTGTGTCAGACTAGGAGCCAGTTTGAACGCTGTCATTCAATGAAACACTATTCTGCTTAgtcttagcactgcagttaaatacTATCCTTATTGGAGTAGTAGCTGAATTTTTCAGTACTGGGTGGTGCGGCAGGtaatgtccttcctttgggtcatcatttgttacaacctcgataaatttgttatcgagttgttgttggattacaTCATGGTACAATTTCAAGTCTCAGGATGTCTTTGTAAGCGCATCACCTGTGaccttaattggttttgtgcATTGAAATGGTTGACGGGTAgttgagggtgattcagcttccatggtaacctgacccagtattgattatctctgtagacaACTGAGCctaggtattgtttgtaagtccagtcatcatctggactagcttgttcagggacaatgccgagagttgccaaaTCCCATAATTTATGTACAGGGGGATCAAGCTCGGACATGTCTGAAGTGTAGTGATGAccgttctcctagtcatgcaaccatcacTGGGTTGGCTTGTTGGTGTTCTATAGGTATGGGTTGCTTCAGCCGTAATACTGGACCTGTTAGCAAATAGCCGCCTGCAGACGTTAACATGTTCATTCCCTGTTTTTCATCCTTTcctttgataaacttatggtagacatctgaacCGATTAGGATACCAATATTGGAGAGGTTGTCTGACGTGATTTTGTCAGCCAACTTGATTCCCTTTACTTCCAgtaatttggctgttgttcctagtCCATAAACATACAGGTCTGATGGGAATTTGTCTACGATAAGAGCCTGTACAGTTCGGACATAACCGCCTAAACGTACTCTAGGTTGTACTACCTTGAAGACTCAGTctcctgagttagtcaggaatcctgctatgtctatTTTTGTCTCTCGAACAGACTTGAGTTCCAAGGTTTTTACCAACTCTTGGGAGATAAATGTCCTTTGGGATGCttggtcaaataatccacgtatggTGACCTTGGACCTTCTGTTTTTAAGGATTAATTGGGAAGTGGGCAAAGCTTATTTATGATCAGACTTGGTTGATAGTACACTCACATCTGGAAGTACTTTACAGAGCTGTACTGAAGTGGAAGTGCCTTCCTCCACCTTtggtttgggagactttgtaCTTGAGTGCTATATGGTGTTGACTCTTATTGCACCTACTGCAGGTGCACAATTGAGTTGCACATGTATCGTGTTTATGTGATCTTAGACACCTGGTGCATCTGTGCAACTCCTTAAGTCGTCTTACACGTGTAGCACGATCAGGGTAAGCATTGCAGTTGTACATGGAATGTTCTTCTTCACAGTACAGACATATCCTCCAGATGTTAAGAGCACCTTTGGGAGTCACCGTCTTGGGTGACACATTAACTATAGGTTTGGAGGCACCTactgcatatgtgcccacactgccttgTTTCCACCTTGGGGTGGAGGTAGTTTCTTTAAATTTATTTGAAGTACTGTTTGCACTCTGTTGTTTACTGTATATGGTTGATGAAGGTTTAGGTGTTGATTTACCATCTGTGTCGTCTCTTTGTCGTTCT
It encodes:
- the LOC138354579 gene encoding uncharacterized protein → MWFNRLQCLVSDQWLEQKPQVILTNVTVPTENPEPPRTLVIDPNRYSELNKLLGVTQVVFDFLKKIGIKHQFPSALRYWLKRAQTDSFRIEFDNVPKKLQTDLGFWIDTNNYNLIGGRLQHVDIDLEAKNPILLSHHHIVSKLIVLHIHKYNTLHGGVLDTFTDLRQVLKYWLPQGRQIVKSIIKSCVICRRYDTRVCPYPGPPLTKERVVHIRPFETTGVDFTGALTLTGTKDKIPVKAYICLFTCATTMGVHLEVTPDMSAKAFVQAFRRFSSCRSCPNLMISDNGSNLVAGETCLRKIWNHPKVHTALNQLQCHSKFIPPRAPWHGGFYERMIGTVKRSLRKTVHTQKIDLQEPQTVAIEIEVQVNNRPLTYLSDDVL
- the LOC138354580 gene encoding uncharacterized protein, with the translated sequence MLECWQQKIGWDDLLTPAVQEKWQGLVKDLSILESVKFPRNTVNENQPIKLHVFCDASGKAYDTVAYLVSNGQANLLTSKATVAPLKKRSLPQLELTALLLGVRLAHYLIMALSNIRFEETVV
- the LOC138354581 gene encoding uncharacterized protein, whose amino-acid sequence is MTAFKLAPSLTQRLYDVLLKFCIRTYTYTADISKVFLRAGLKEEDHNYTKFLWIKAPNDPNSELIPYRFASVLFGATSPFLLQATLDMHLKKSNSPNKTKISNNLYVDNFQGTTSSESKLLNIYDEANRELLRANMPLQSWVSNNAKLNQLIKT